The Spirochaetota bacterium genome has a segment encoding these proteins:
- a CDS encoding rhomboid family intramembrane serine protease, which translates to MFIPYKDDNSTGRFAVVTFLLILASCAAFAYQVFAPDGFEAVTSRYAFNPASFAGGTGGSLSLTTGSLLSLFSYMFCHGGFSHIGFNMLFLWIFGNNVEDRMTRGGFLLFYLITGAIAALAFAAHSPGADVPLVGASGAVSGVLGAYLFMFPFARIHVWMLFFTMRMQALFFLPVWFLLQVSGFRGGADSIAWISHIAGFVAGALLFRLFTVD; encoded by the coding sequence ATGTTCATTCCCTATAAGGATGATAATTCAACCGGTCGCTTCGCGGTCGTGACCTTCCTTCTCATACTCGCCAGTTGCGCCGCTTTCGCCTACCAGGTTTTCGCCCCGGATGGCTTCGAGGCGGTTACGTCCCGGTACGCGTTCAATCCGGCCTCCTTCGCCGGAGGAACCGGCGGTTCCCTGTCCCTGACGACAGGGTCGCTTCTTTCTCTTTTTTCGTATATGTTCTGCCACGGCGGGTTTTCGCACATAGGGTTTAATATGCTGTTCCTCTGGATATTCGGCAATAATGTGGAAGACCGCATGACGCGCGGCGGGTTCCTCCTGTTCTACCTGATAACGGGGGCCATTGCCGCGCTTGCCTTCGCGGCCCACTCTCCGGGAGCCGATGTACCGCTGGTGGGCGCATCCGGCGCCGTATCGGGAGTGCTTGGCGCGTATCTGTTCATGTTTCCCTTTGCGCGAATCCACGTGTGGATGCTCTTCTTCACGATGCGGATGCAGGCGCTCTTTTTCCTGCCCGTATGGTTCCTTTTGCAAGTGTCCGGATTCCGCGGGGGGGCGGACAGCATCGCGTGGATCAGCCATATCGCGGGGTTCGTCGCGGGTGCTCTGCTGTTCAGGCTGTTTACCGTGGATTGA
- a CDS encoding sugar phosphate nucleotidyltransferase — protein sequence MDDFTIISYPGTRDESLLSLAEERSKYLMPFGGRFRIVDFTIRNSASSLARHTIIYNNYEDGLESYVENYGPFKDKKFPAIKVVSRGYSDAKFCYNLVMDSNTDYYIIYNGDNPSIIDFSELIDKYKKKKKAGAMLFSMKTSSKESMAYTILITNQKSLLSVINEAMDEGRRAPNLFEMIINSLINRGIRREVLSAHYWPIKNIPDYYRFNMTLMRNQDLFRRVFDDPVMKAFIPGEGFAFLGKHAKVAGSFVSDSCVIRGTVQNSIIFPGVEIDEKATVKDSIVLPFNRIGAGAHIVKSVIDERTPPKKDTPADNRLTIGSRCHVGSEHDQLKNKDFPRSLFQSITLIGKDSSVPDGARVGGACYVSSGRGVEFFAKSRYLYDGLSVV from the coding sequence ATGGACGATTTCACCATCATTTCGTATCCTGGAACCAGAGACGAGTCACTTCTTTCCCTGGCGGAGGAACGCTCGAAATACCTGATGCCCTTCGGGGGGCGGTTCCGCATCGTCGATTTTACCATACGAAATTCAGCCTCGTCGCTCGCGCGCCACACCATCATCTACAACAATTATGAGGACGGCCTTGAATCGTATGTTGAGAATTACGGGCCGTTTAAGGACAAGAAATTCCCCGCCATAAAGGTCGTTTCGCGCGGGTACTCCGACGCCAAGTTCTGCTACAACCTGGTGATGGACAGCAATACGGATTACTATATCATCTATAACGGCGACAATCCGTCGATCATCGATTTCTCCGAGCTCATCGACAAATACAAGAAAAAGAAAAAAGCAGGGGCGATGCTCTTCAGCATGAAGACGTCGAGCAAAGAGTCGATGGCATACACCATCCTCATCACCAATCAGAAGAGCCTTCTCTCCGTCATCAACGAGGCGATGGACGAAGGCAGGCGCGCGCCCAATCTTTTCGAGATGATAATCAACTCGCTCATCAACAGGGGCATACGCCGGGAGGTGCTCAGCGCGCATTACTGGCCCATCAAAAACATCCCGGATTACTATCGTTTCAACATGACACTGATGAGGAACCAGGACCTCTTCAGGCGCGTTTTCGACGACCCGGTGATGAAGGCATTCATACCCGGAGAGGGTTTCGCATTTCTCGGAAAGCACGCAAAGGTGGCCGGCTCCTTCGTGAGCGACAGCTGTGTCATCAGGGGAACGGTGCAGAACTCCATCATTTTTCCCGGTGTCGAAATCGATGAAAAGGCGACGGTAAAGGACTCGATCGTGCTTCCCTTCAACCGGATCGGCGCGGGCGCGCATATCGTCAAATCGGTCATCGACGAACGGACGCCCCCGAAAAAGGACACTCCGGCGGATAACCGGTTAACGATCGGGAGCCGCTGTCATGTGGGCTCCGAGCACGACCAACTGAAGAACAAGGACTTCCCCAGGTCGCTCTTCCAGAGCATAACGCTCATCGGCAAGGATTCGAGTGTCCCGGACGGCGCCCGCGTCGGCGGGGCGTGTTACGTATCGTCGGGCCGCGGGGTCGAGTTCTTCGCCAAAAGCAGGTATCTCTATGACGGCTTGTCGGTCGTATAA
- a CDS encoding ASKHA domain-containing protein: MKKPLLTLRPGGESREFEKGTPLIDALEDMGAFLRTPCGGKGVCGKCGVLIESGAPGRSAAEDGFFPSEPLSRLACRTAIVGDMEVHVPAAKAVARPGKPPPPRLRDPAVALDIGTTMVQLTLVERADGATYPLGSFLNPQRRHGHDIIGRIAASADPAIRESLTRVIRGAVAASVRSGLAGGGMHPDEIGLLVVSGNTTMTHLFLGIDVRPLGTHPYTASELDYDRYDSIKDLFPSARIAALPSASAFLGGDLVGGLAISDLMGLQRNVFFIDIGTNGEMFLRDGAGTIHATSCAMGPALEGMNISSGMTADEGAINHFTVENGSLKPAVIGGGAPVGISGTGIIDALAIMLREGVVGYNGAINRAAAEASAIFRGRVVTRNGTSVCLLGYGIAITQKDIRNIQLARGASLAAARLLLKDASYDAGRIDHVLIAGALGENLDIDSFRLLGFLPDFPGARYRFLGNTSLAAAERSCVDPAFIRRCRTLRDEIRVVELSARTDFNDEFIGCLNFR, translated from the coding sequence ATGAAAAAGCCACTTTTAACGCTTCGACCCGGCGGCGAGTCCCGCGAATTCGAAAAAGGCACGCCGCTCATCGACGCGCTCGAGGACATGGGGGCCTTCCTGCGCACGCCCTGCGGCGGCAAGGGCGTTTGCGGCAAATGCGGCGTGCTGATCGAATCGGGCGCGCCCGGGCGCTCCGCCGCCGAGGACGGGTTCTTCCCCTCGGAACCGCTCTCGCGTCTTGCGTGCCGCACCGCAATCGTGGGCGACATGGAGGTACATGTACCCGCGGCAAAGGCTGTCGCCCGCCCGGGGAAACCGCCGCCCCCGCGCCTGCGCGATCCGGCCGTCGCGCTCGATATCGGAACAACGATGGTTCAGCTAACGCTTGTGGAACGTGCGGACGGCGCGACGTATCCGCTCGGATCGTTTCTCAACCCGCAGCGGCGCCATGGCCACGATATCATCGGGCGCATCGCCGCATCCGCCGACCCTGCAATCCGCGAATCTCTGACGCGCGTTATCCGCGGTGCGGTTGCCGCATCCGTACGCTCCGGCCTTGCCGGGGGCGGCATGCATCCGGATGAGATCGGACTCCTGGTCGTCTCGGGCAACACCACCATGACGCATCTTTTCCTCGGCATCGACGTGCGGCCGCTCGGCACACACCCCTACACCGCAAGCGAACTCGATTACGACCGTTATGACTCCATCAAGGACCTGTTCCCCTCGGCCCGCATCGCGGCGCTTCCATCGGCCTCGGCATTTCTCGGCGGGGACCTCGTGGGTGGACTCGCCATATCGGACCTCATGGGGCTTCAACGAAACGTGTTCTTCATCGACATCGGCACCAACGGGGAGATGTTTTTACGCGATGGGGCCGGCACCATCCACGCCACCTCCTGCGCCATGGGGCCGGCGCTCGAAGGGATGAACATCTCCTCCGGCATGACGGCCGACGAGGGCGCGATCAATCATTTCACCGTCGAGAACGGAAGTCTGAAGCCTGCGGTCATCGGCGGCGGCGCTCCCGTGGGAATCAGCGGCACCGGCATTATCGACGCGCTGGCGATCATGCTGCGGGAGGGGGTTGTGGGCTACAACGGCGCGATCAACCGCGCCGCGGCGGAGGCGTCCGCGATATTCAGGGGCCGCGTCGTAACTCGAAACGGCACTTCAGTCTGCCTGCTTGGCTATGGCATCGCGATCACCCAGAAGGACATTCGCAACATCCAGCTCGCCAGAGGAGCAAGTCTTGCCGCCGCGCGCCTGCTTCTGAAAGACGCTTCGTACGACGCCGGGCGAATCGACCATGTCCTCATCGCCGGAGCCCTCGGAGAGAACCTCGACATCGACAGCTTCCGCCTGCTTGGCTTTCTGCCCGATTTTCCGGGCGCCCGGTACCGGTTCCTCGGCAACACAAGCCTGGCGGCGGCCGAGCGTTCGTGCGTCGATCCCGCGTTCATCCGGCGGTGCCGCACGCTTCGCGACGAGATCCGAGTCGTCGAGCTCTCCGCGCGCACCGATTTCAATGACGAGTTTATCGGCTGTCTAAATTTCCGCTGA
- a CDS encoding bifunctional precorrin-2 dehydrogenase/sirohydrochlorin ferrochelatase, which translates to MKLYPVLLNIEDRLAVVVGGGEVALRKVLDLIDAGARVKVVSTRMHFDLEEAARANAEILSLQRREYRDGDLDGAALVFAATDSAAVNRAVFDEAGRRGIFINSADDPPNCSFYLPSAVRRGDFLMAISTSGASPAYAARLRRALEKVLPEDIGDILAALREARRILQEDDAFGDLDFSARGELLKGIVADDALLERCARAFREGALAGFLCEMLENRAR; encoded by the coding sequence ATGAAACTCTACCCGGTTCTTCTTAATATCGAGGACAGGCTCGCCGTGGTGGTGGGCGGTGGCGAAGTTGCGCTTCGAAAGGTGCTCGACCTCATCGACGCAGGCGCCCGCGTGAAGGTCGTTTCGACGCGCATGCATTTCGACCTCGAGGAGGCGGCGCGTGCGAACGCAGAAATACTGAGCCTCCAGCGGCGCGAGTATCGCGACGGCGATCTCGATGGCGCCGCGCTTGTCTTCGCGGCCACCGACAGCGCCGCCGTCAACAGGGCCGTGTTCGATGAGGCCGGACGGCGCGGCATCTTCATCAATTCCGCCGACGATCCGCCGAACTGCTCATTTTATCTTCCCTCGGCCGTTCGCAGGGGGGATTTCCTTATGGCCATCTCCACGAGCGGGGCATCGCCGGCCTACGCGGCGAGGCTTCGACGCGCGCTCGAGAAGGTACTTCCGGAGGATATCGGAGATATTCTCGCCGCGCTTCGTGAGGCGCGCCGCATTCTTCAGGAGGACGACGCCTTCGGCGATCTGGATTTCTCAGCGCGCGGCGAACTTCTTAAAGGCATCGTCGCCGACGACGCTCTTTTGGAGCGGTGCGCGCGGGCGTTCCGGGAGGGAGCGCTTGCGGGGTTCCTCTGCGAGATGCTTGAGAACAGGGCGCGTTGA
- a CDS encoding radical SAM protein gives MIDIGKLYCDGSSTGDGLRYGTEAPSDAHGNAPHRREVLASERRPIVVWSTTRSCNLNCVHCYTDSANVKYGGELDTGEGKKLIDDLASFRVPSLLFSGGEPLMRRDLFRLIEHASSAGIRPVISTNGTLIDREAAHSIRNAGVTYVGISLDGMEEVNDRFRGMKGSFSKAMKGFEHCIAVGQRVGLRLTLTRRNYEDLDGIFDFIERERISRACFYHLVYSGRGGNLYGDDLTHAESRRAMDILLRRTKDYFERGLDINILTVDNHADGVYIYLRLLESDPAKAEKVRALLAWNGGGAHSTGVGIGNIDFVGNVHPDQFWQDYTLGNVRERCFGDIWMDESDPLMRGLKRKAEYIKGRCRLCAHRPLCTGAMRVRAFRAYNDPWAPDPQCYITDDEIGLSGEKLRELRECGEEFPVPMELAGR, from the coding sequence GTGATCGATATAGGAAAGCTTTACTGCGACGGGTCGTCCACGGGCGACGGCCTGCGTTACGGGACCGAGGCGCCGTCGGACGCTCACGGCAACGCGCCGCACCGGCGCGAGGTGCTGGCGAGCGAACGGCGCCCCATCGTGGTATGGAGCACAACGCGCAGTTGCAACCTCAACTGCGTGCACTGCTATACCGACTCGGCCAACGTGAAGTACGGCGGCGAACTCGATACCGGCGAGGGGAAGAAGCTCATTGACGATCTCGCGTCGTTTCGCGTGCCCTCGCTCCTCTTCTCGGGCGGCGAACCGCTCATGCGGAGGGACCTGTTTCGCCTCATCGAACACGCCTCGAGCGCCGGCATTCGCCCTGTCATCTCGACCAACGGCACGCTGATCGACCGCGAGGCCGCGCACTCGATCAGGAACGCCGGCGTCACCTACGTCGGCATAAGCCTGGATGGCATGGAGGAGGTGAACGACCGGTTTCGCGGCATGAAGGGCTCCTTTTCGAAGGCCATGAAGGGCTTCGAGCACTGCATCGCCGTGGGGCAGCGGGTGGGCCTGCGCCTTACGCTCACCCGGCGCAATTACGAGGACCTGGACGGAATCTTCGATTTCATAGAGCGCGAGAGGATCAGCCGCGCCTGCTTTTATCATCTCGTCTATTCAGGCAGGGGCGGGAACCTCTACGGCGACGACCTCACCCACGCCGAAAGCCGCCGCGCCATGGACATCCTTTTGCGACGCACGAAGGACTATTTCGAGCGAGGGCTCGATATCAATATCCTGACCGTGGACAACCATGCCGACGGCGTATACATCTATCTCCGGCTTCTGGAGTCCGATCCGGCGAAGGCCGAAAAGGTGCGCGCGCTTCTGGCCTGGAACGGCGGCGGGGCGCATTCGACCGGGGTCGGCATCGGCAACATCGACTTCGTCGGCAATGTTCATCCCGACCAGTTCTGGCAGGACTACACGCTTGGGAACGTCCGGGAGCGGTGCTTCGGCGACATCTGGATGGATGAAAGCGACCCGCTGATGCGCGGGCTCAAGCGCAAGGCCGAGTACATCAAGGGGCGCTGCAGGCTGTGCGCGCATCGTCCGCTCTGCACCGGCGCGATGCGCGTGCGCGCCTTCCGCGCCTACAACGATCCGTGGGCGCCCGATCCGCAGTGCTACATCACCGACGATGAGATCGGGCTCTCCGGCGAAAAACTAAGGGAGCTTCGCGAGTGCGGCGAAGAGTTTCCGGTGCCAATGGAGCTTGCGGGTCGATGA
- a CDS encoding Lrp/AsnC family transcriptional regulator gives MTRFTRTEERIINRIQEDIPLALEPFRLVADELSLAEDDLLETVARLKAKRVVRNISAIFNAHRLGYHSSLVAFCVAERDVEGAVEIVNAHPGVSHNYLRDHRFNIWFTLAVDGATSIEETAAVLARHCRATDHLILRNEKLYKIGFMLRMGDDAADDAEDGDPAQMNGADPAHGGGMYPLTDEEREAVLLLQTDLPITSRPFETIVGDAKSPMSAERLVTIGEGLKLKGIMRRYAAVLKHYNAGYGANAMTAWKIGAGRTEDRVMPVFLSSKSISHLYRRTLHPGRWEHPLFAMIHARSDEELDGIIAALEEKSGLRDYLVLKSLREFKKKRVAYFSPAFDVWNEENMQ, from the coding sequence ATGACACGGTTTACCCGCACCGAGGAACGCATCATCAACCGCATACAGGAAGACATCCCGCTTGCGCTGGAGCCCTTCCGGCTTGTCGCCGATGAGCTTTCGCTTGCCGAGGATGATCTCCTGGAAACGGTTGCGCGCCTCAAGGCGAAGCGGGTCGTGCGTAATATATCGGCCATATTCAACGCGCACCGGCTCGGCTATCATTCGAGCCTGGTGGCCTTCTGTGTCGCCGAAAGGGATGTTGAGGGCGCGGTGGAGATCGTCAACGCGCATCCCGGGGTAAGCCACAACTACCTGCGGGACCACCGGTTCAACATCTGGTTTACTCTGGCGGTGGACGGGGCGACCTCAATCGAGGAGACCGCCGCGGTCCTGGCGCGTCACTGCCGCGCGACGGACCACCTGATCCTCCGGAATGAAAAGCTCTACAAGATAGGATTTATGCTCAGGATGGGGGATGACGCTGCGGACGATGCGGAGGACGGAGACCCGGCGCAGATGAACGGCGCCGATCCCGCGCACGGGGGCGGAATGTACCCGCTGACCGACGAGGAGCGTGAGGCGGTGCTCCTGCTTCAGACGGACCTTCCCATCACGTCGAGGCCGTTCGAAACGATAGTCGGGGACGCGAAAAGCCCCATGAGCGCCGAAAGGCTCGTAACCATCGGCGAGGGCCTGAAACTAAAGGGAATCATGCGACGGTATGCCGCAGTGCTCAAACACTACAACGCCGGCTACGGCGCGAACGCCATGACCGCATGGAAGATCGGCGCGGGGCGGACCGAAGACCGGGTGATGCCGGTGTTCCTGTCCTCGAAAAGCATATCGCATCTCTACCGTCGGACGCTCCACCCCGGGCGATGGGAGCACCCGCTCTTCGCGATGATCCACGCACGGAGCGATGAGGAACTCGATGGCATCATCGCCGCCCTCGAGGAGAAGTCGGGGCTGAGGGACTATCTGGTGCTGAAGAGCCTGCGCGAGTTTAAAAAGAAGCGCGTTGCGTATTTTTCACCGGCCTTCGACGTGTGGAATGAGGAGAACATGCAGTGA
- a CDS encoding radical SAM protein — MKTAADTLRLVFWELTKRCNLRCAHCRAEADDSLFSGELDTASALGVVDEIAAFASPILVLTGGEPLYRADLFEIARYAGAKGLRTALATNGTLIDGRVARAIREAGFGRASISIDGSSAASHDGFRGIPGSFDLALAGARLLREEGVEFQLNTTITRRNVDEIEDVLRLTEERGAKALHVFMLVPVGCGVEIAESDMLSREKYEEVLVWLYHRTKDAPFEFKATCAPHYYRIMRQEAKKEGRTISFEIDGMAAMTRGCLAGGGVCFISHRGDVQPCGYLPLVAGNVRDKQLGGIWRESDLFGKLRKIDDLGGKCGLCEYRAFCAGCRARAYYETGDCMAEEPYCVYEPKRAKAKT, encoded by the coding sequence ATGAAGACTGCGGCCGACACGCTCAGGCTCGTATTCTGGGAGCTTACGAAGCGGTGCAACCTGCGATGCGCGCACTGCCGCGCGGAGGCGGACGATTCGCTGTTCTCGGGCGAGCTCGATACGGCATCGGCGCTTGGTGTCGTTGATGAGATCGCCGCCTTCGCAAGCCCCATCCTTGTGCTCACCGGGGGCGAACCGCTGTACAGGGCGGACCTTTTCGAGATCGCCCGGTATGCCGGGGCGAAGGGCCTGCGGACCGCGCTCGCGACCAACGGGACGCTGATCGACGGGCGCGTCGCACGCGCAATCCGGGAGGCGGGGTTCGGCCGGGCGAGTATCTCGATCGACGGTTCAAGCGCCGCTTCGCACGACGGTTTCCGCGGCATTCCCGGGTCCTTCGACCTGGCCCTCGCCGGCGCGCGTCTTCTCCGCGAGGAAGGTGTCGAGTTCCAGCTCAACACCACCATCACCCGGCGGAACGTGGACGAGATCGAGGACGTGCTCCGGCTTACGGAGGAACGCGGCGCAAAGGCGCTCCACGTCTTCATGCTGGTGCCGGTGGGCTGCGGCGTGGAGATCGCCGAAAGCGACATGCTCTCGCGGGAGAAGTACGAGGAGGTCCTCGTCTGGCTGTATCACCGCACCAAGGACGCTCCCTTCGAGTTCAAGGCGACCTGCGCCCCGCATTACTACCGTATCATGCGCCAGGAGGCGAAAAAGGAGGGCCGCACGATAAGCTTCGAGATCGATGGAATGGCGGCGATGACGCGCGGGTGCCTTGCCGGCGGCGGGGTGTGTTTCATCTCGCACAGGGGCGACGTCCAGCCCTGCGGCTACCTTCCGCTTGTTGCGGGTAACGTGCGCGACAAGCAGCTGGGCGGGATATGGCGCGAGTCGGACCTGTTCGGTAAATTACGGAAAATTGACGACCTTGGCGGCAAGTGCGGCCTGTGCGAGTACCGCGCCTTCTGCGCGGGCTGCCGCGCGCGCGCGTATTATGAAACGGGGGACTGCATGGCCGAGGAGCCGTACTGCGTGTACGAGCCGAAGAGGGCGAAAGCTAAAACATGA
- the hemA gene encoding glutamyl-tRNA reductase, whose translation MNRPEIGLVGLSHKTAPVDIRERFTLGDEALPGFFEKTCAEGVDEIVYLSTCNRVEIYFVTRDMNMAVESVLGVLEDVSLLHRETFESSLYKKYSREAVLHLLSVASSLDSMVLGENEIFFQVKNCYGKSVRAGRAGAVLNRLFHQAFRTAKRVRTETDISKNPISIAYIATELARKIFDDLSCQRALLLGAGEMGELILKYFTKFNIGEITIANRSLANAERIAKEVNREARIVPIEDLASAAQGVDIVIASASSPQFLVTTEMMRSIAKKRGSSPIFLIDIAVPRNVDPEVGKLNNVFLYNIDDLKSISDENLKHRLGDLDTAKGFIRLDADEFYEWYEGLAVVPAIVKMRNEFEAIRSGELERYRRRGLKHLSDDDFRMVEDLTRQIMTKTLHNPIAYLKRYQTQAKGHHDREARHGPGEAARIIEDLFKK comes from the coding sequence ATGAACAGGCCCGAGATCGGACTTGTCGGGCTGAGCCATAAGACGGCGCCCGTTGACATCCGCGAGCGGTTTACGCTTGGCGACGAGGCGCTTCCCGGCTTCTTCGAAAAGACCTGCGCCGAGGGGGTCGACGAAATCGTCTATCTCTCCACTTGCAACCGGGTGGAGATATACTTCGTTACGCGCGATATGAATATGGCGGTCGAATCGGTGCTCGGCGTCCTGGAGGATGTTTCCCTGCTTCACAGGGAAACATTCGAGTCGTCTCTCTATAAAAAATATTCGCGCGAGGCGGTGCTCCATCTGTTGTCGGTGGCCTCGTCGCTCGATTCCATGGTGCTGGGGGAAAACGAGATATTCTTCCAGGTGAAGAACTGTTACGGCAAGTCGGTGCGTGCGGGGAGGGCCGGCGCCGTGCTCAACCGGCTGTTTCATCAGGCCTTTCGCACGGCAAAGCGCGTGCGCACCGAGACCGATATATCGAAGAACCCGATTTCCATCGCATATATAGCGACCGAGCTTGCGCGCAAGATCTTCGACGACCTCTCATGCCAGAGGGCGCTGCTGCTCGGGGCCGGGGAGATGGGCGAGCTCATCCTGAAGTATTTTACCAAGTTCAACATCGGCGAGATAACCATCGCCAACCGCTCGCTCGCCAACGCTGAACGGATTGCAAAGGAAGTCAACCGCGAGGCGCGCATCGTACCGATCGAAGACCTGGCGTCGGCGGCACAGGGCGTGGATATCGTCATCGCCTCGGCGTCCTCTCCGCAGTTCCTCGTAACGACCGAGATGATGAGATCGATAGCGAAAAAGCGCGGAAGCAGCCCGATTTTCCTGATCGACATCGCCGTTCCACGGAACGTCGATCCGGAGGTGGGGAAGCTCAACAACGTTTTTCTGTATAATATCGACGACCTCAAGTCGATCTCCGACGAAAATCTGAAGCACCGGTTGGGGGATCTCGACACCGCAAAGGGATTCATCCGCCTGGACGCGGACGAGTTTTACGAATGGTACGAGGGGCTTGCCGTGGTCCCGGCGATCGTTAAAATGCGAAACGAATTCGAGGCGATCCGCAGCGGCGAGCTTGAGCGCTACCGCCGGCGGGGGCTCAAGCACCTTTCGGATGATGACTTCCGCATGGTCGAGGACCTCACGCGGCAGATCATGACCAAGACGCTGCACAATCCGATCGCCTATCTCAAGCGCTACCAGACGCAGGCGAAGGGGCATCACGACCGGGAAGCCCGCCACGGACCCGGAGAGGCGGCGCGCATAATCGAGGATCTCTTCAAGAAATGA
- the ccsA gene encoding cytochrome c biogenesis protein CcsA gives MFDVLFITTLALFIVTSALCIFSLHSDDERHRHRAKGVLLTAIAAFFALGAVRFYFTTDDGVVRGAFTIWGYFYLLTLALVVLLVYLYFSRWKAQWWSFTTLAVPFITLVLIISIPFLDSARRITVDTGHWLLPLHIVIAILGEIFFFLSFIGSVLYLLMEWQLKKKASMRFVFRLPTLESIEKFNRWAIARAFLLLSLGLVSGAFVAYAVFATPFQGSPKEIILYASWAVILGLFWLRHGGRLNPHRASQLNVLLFVVLMFIFMFSNIYITMGFHGFK, from the coding sequence ATGTTCGATGTCCTTTTTATCACTACACTGGCCCTGTTTATCGTCACGTCGGCGCTGTGCATCTTCTCGCTCCATAGCGATGACGAAAGGCACCGGCACAGGGCGAAAGGCGTTCTGCTCACCGCCATCGCGGCATTTTTCGCGCTGGGTGCGGTTCGCTTTTATTTCACTACCGACGATGGGGTCGTGAGAGGGGCGTTTACGATCTGGGGGTATTTTTACCTTCTCACGCTCGCGCTCGTGGTTCTTCTCGTTTATCTTTATTTTTCGCGCTGGAAGGCCCAGTGGTGGTCGTTCACCACGCTCGCGGTCCCTTTCATCACCCTGGTGCTCATCATCTCGATCCCTTTTCTTGATTCAGCCAGGAGAATCACGGTCGATACCGGGCACTGGCTGCTCCCGCTCCACATCGTTATCGCGATCCTGGGGGAGATCTTCTTTTTCCTGAGCTTCATCGGTTCGGTGCTGTATCTGCTGATGGAATGGCAGTTGAAGAAAAAGGCCTCGATGCGCTTCGTCTTCCGCCTTCCCACCCTGGAGTCCATTGAAAAATTCAACAGGTGGGCGATCGCACGCGCATTTCTGCTGCTTTCGCTCGGGCTTGTCTCCGGGGCTTTCGTCGCGTACGCGGTATTCGCCACGCCGTTTCAGGGAAGCCCCAAGGAGATCATCCTTTACGCGTCGTGGGCGGTAATTCTGGGCCTTTTCTGGCTGCGCCACGGCGGGCGGCTAAATCCACACAGGGCGAGCCAGCTCAACGTGCTCCTCTTTGTCGTGCTGATGTTCATCTTTATGTTTTCCAATATCTACATCACTATGGGGTTCCACGGCTTCAAATGA
- a CDS encoding histidinol-phosphatase HisJ family protein encodes MKGLADYHTHTPLCGHAEGSPDDFIRAAVRAGLSEIGFSDHAPLPAGLREGITMLPEQVEEYLSLVEAARGRHGDAIVVRTAMEVDFPFHDSFDRRYLTDGRIDYLIGSCHFIDGWGFDNLDHLHGFDHRDIDSVYDDYFAILSSLIAAGAFNIVGHFDLVKKFGHRARADHSAMVRRIAGECAARDVAIEINTSGLRKPAGEMYPSGSILSILFDEGVPLALGSDAHNPDEVAYEFARAAEAARKAGYRSISGFSRRRRYDIPL; translated from the coding sequence TTGAAAGGACTTGCCGATTATCACACGCACACTCCCCTCTGCGGGCACGCCGAAGGGAGCCCCGATGATTTCATCCGCGCCGCCGTGCGCGCCGGGCTTTCCGAGATCGGGTTCTCGGATCACGCGCCGCTTCCCGCGGGTCTTCGCGAGGGGATCACCATGCTCCCGGAACAGGTGGAGGAGTATCTTTCGCTCGTCGAGGCGGCACGCGGGCGGCACGGCGACGCCATCGTTGTCAGAACGGCGATGGAGGTCGACTTTCCCTTTCATGACAGCTTCGACCGGCGCTACCTTACGGACGGCCGCATCGATTATCTCATCGGCTCATGCCACTTCATCGACGGCTGGGGCTTCGACAATCTGGACCACCTGCACGGATTCGACCACAGGGACATTGACTCGGTATATGACGATTATTTCGCCATATTGAGCTCCCTTATCGCCGCGGGCGCCTTCAACATAGTCGGACACTTCGATCTCGTAAAAAAATTCGGACATCGCGCCAGGGCGGATCATAGCGCAATGGTGCGTCGGATCGCCGGTGAGTGCGCCGCGCGGGACGTCGCCATCGAGATCAACACCTCCGGGCTTCGAAAGCCGGCGGGCGAGATGTACCCCTCTGGTTCGATCCTCTCCATTCTTTTCGACGAGGGGGTTCCGCTCGCCCTGGGCTCCGACGCCCATAATCCTGACGAGGTGGCATACGAGTTTGCACGCGCGGCGGAGGCCGCAAGGAAGGCCGGATACCGCTCAATATCCGGATTTTCAAGGAGAAGGCGTTACGATATACCGCTGTAG